In the genome of Candidatus Coatesbacteria bacterium, the window CCCTCTTTGAAAACCCTCTTTCCAGCGTCCGGCCCTGCGCGACCCAGCCTCGTCGCCCGCTTCCACCCGCGCAGCGCCAGCTCCAGTAAACCTGTCGACTTCAACGGAGATCAACGATGCCGCGAAACTACGACGTCATCGTCGTCGGCGGCGGCGCGGCGGGCTTGACCGCCGCCCTGAACGCCGGGCGTCGCGGAGCCCGTACCCTGCTTCTGGAGCGCAAGGAGCGCACCGGTCGCAAGCTTCTGGTCACGGGCAACGGCCGCTGCAACCTGACCAACGCCGTCGCCGACGAGGCGCAACACTACCGGGGCCGGGAACCGCGTTTCGCCACCAACGTGCTGGCCTCTTTCGGGGTACCGACGACGCTGGCCTTCTTCGCCGAGCTGGGCATCCCGACGGTGGAGTTCGCGGGGCGCTACTTCCCGCGCTCCCTGGCCGCGGCCGACGTGGCCGACGCCCTGCTGGAGGGCTGCCGCGAGGCCGGGGTCGAGATCCTGACCAACATCAAGGTCGGGCGGCTGGAGTCCGGTGAACTCTGGAGTGTCGCGCAGGAAGGCGGTCAGAGCTGGAGCGCACGGCGGGTGGTGCTGGCGGCCGGAGGCCGCTCCGCGCCGGGGACGGGTTCCGACGGCGCCGGTTTCCAGCTCGCCGCGGCGCTCGGGCATACGATCGTCGAGCCCCGTCCGGCCATCTGCCCCCTGGTCTGCGCGGGCAATCTGGGTCATTTCCTCCAGGGGGTCAAGCTGCCGGTCCTTCTACGGGTCGCGGAGCCGGAGCTGGAGCTGGGGCCCGCGGAGTTGATGTTCACCCATTTCGGCCTGTCGGGGCCGCTGATCCTGGACCTGTCCGTCGAGCTGGCCCGCCCCCTGGCCGCCGGACCCGTCGAGAT includes:
- a CDS encoding aminoacetone oxidase family FAD-binding enzyme codes for the protein MPRNYDVIVVGGGAAGLTAALNAGRRGARTLLLERKERTGRKLLVTGNGRCNLTNAVADEAQHYRGREPRFATNVLASFGVPTTLAFFAELGIPTVEFAGRYFPRSLAAADVADALLEGCREAGVEILTNIKVGRLESGELWSVAQEGGQSWSARRVVLAAGGRSAPGTGSDGAGFQLAAALGHTIVEPRPAICPLVCAGNLGHFLQGVKLPVLLRVAEPELELGPAELMFTHFGLSGPLILDLSVELARPLAAGPVEIKLDLLPEVPGERVADYLQQRADDHPRRELGNLFLGVLPRRVLPALLRRREIDPRQRCAELTATTRNALSRLLKACQLRVLEPLGWEEAAATLGGVHTAEVDPRSLESRLHPGLHFAGEVLDICGECGGFNLQWAWSSGYIAGEAAFQRG